The following nucleotide sequence is from Candidatus Cloacimonadota bacterium.
TTTTTCAGGAAAGGGATACTTCATACACGCTGTGTGTTGTTATAGGAGAAATGGAGTGCGAATTACTCCGTTTTATCCATAAAATAAAAAAACCTATGAAGATGAAAGTAATCGCAGAAACATTTCATATTTCCAATGCAAAAGTAACTCGTGTTTTTAATAAACTTGAGGATATGGGATTAATTCAGAGATTTCCTTCTGAAGTAGACAGACGAAGCTGGTATGCACTCATAACCGAAGAAGGTAAAAAAATGGCAGAAAATACAAAATACAAACTCATTCAGCTTCAGGAAGCAGTTCTGAAAAAAATTCCTAAAAATGATATTGAAAAAATATACGAATATATGAAAATCTTTGTCGATGCTTATAGTGAAACCATCAAAGAATTTGATAAACCGATATTAGAGAAGCTATATTAAAATCTTGAAACTTTAAGGTTTGATAACAAAATATTGGGAATCGTTTTACTATTTACAATAAATTTAAATCAATTCAAAAAAACTTCCGAAGTTTTAAAAACTTCGGAAGAGAAATTATTACCAAACTTCCAATGCTTCGTTCAGCATAGCAAGTGTCTGCTCTTCCTTAAATCCAAGCTGCTGCATAGCTCCGGACGGACATACAGAAGCACAACTACCACAACCTTTACATAGAGCAGAATTTACATGAGCAAATTCTTTCCCGTTCATCCAGAATAATTCGGGAGCACCATAAGGGCAGACAGAAACACACATTCCGCAACCTGCGCACATATCCAGATCAACTTTGGCAATATTTGCTTCGGAAATATATTCATTAGAACTGATAATCGTGCATGCTCGCTCCGCAGCTGCTTTTGCTTGAGAAATAGTCTCTTCGATACCTTTTGGGGAATGGGCAAGTCCAGCCAGGAAAATACCTTCTACAGAAAAATCCACAGGTCGCAGTTTGACATGAGCTTCCATAAAGAAATTATCTTCATTGAGCGGAATTTTAAGCATTTGTGAAAGTTCACCTGCATCTTCCTGGGGAACCATTGCTGAAGCCAATATCAATTTATCCGGATAAATGACAATATCCTGATTCAGAATGTGATCTTTAACCGTAACTCTTAAACCTTTATTACTCAATACTAATTGTTTATTATCAATATCCACAACCGGTTTGGCATCAACTTCATACCTGACAAAAATAACCCCGAGTGACCTTGCTTTCTGGTAAAATTTTTCATAGAAACCATAAGTCCTCATATCCCGGTAAAGAATGAAAACATTCATTTTTGGATTTAATTCTTTCAGACGAATTGCATTTTTCACTGATTGGGTACAGCAAACTCGCGAGCAGTATGGTCTTCTTTCATCACGAGAACCGACACATTGGATCATAACGATATTTTTCATTTTTTTGTAATCTTTATTATGCTCGATGAAATCAGTCTCGAAATCAAGATGAGTTATTACATTCTCACTCTTTCCATACAAATATTCATCCGGCTTCGATTCATTGGCACCTGTCATAATAAGGATCACACCATGTTCATAAATGATTTCTTCATTTTCGCTTTTATTTAATATTTTTGTCTGATAGTTACCGATGTATCCGTCTATTTCCTTAATTTCAGAATTTGTGAAAACTTTGATCAAAGGATGGTCATCGATTTCATCCCTTATTTCAGTAAGAAATTCGGATATCTTCTTTCCTTCCACCGATTCGTCGAGTCTGTGCAGATTCCCACCTAATTTCTCTTTCCTTTCCACGATAGCAACTTCGAAGCCCTGTTCTGCAATGGAAAGAGCTGCTGTTATTCCGGAAAGACCTCCCCCGATAATGAGTGCTTTTTGAGTTACATCGAGAGCAACAGAATATAATGGTTCCAATAACCTGGACTTGCCAACAGCAACTTTTGTAAGAATTTTAGCTTTTTCAGTTGCTTCCGGTTTATGATCTTTGTGAACCCAACTACATTGATTCCTGATATTCGCCATATCAAAAAGGAAAGGATTTAATCCTGCTTCCCGTAATGTTTCCTGGAAAAGAGGTTCGTGAGTACTGGGTGAACAAGAAGAAACAACAACACGATTAAGTTTATATTCTTTGATGATCTCTTTCATTTTCTGCTGTGTATCCTGGGAGCAGGTAAACAGATTATCTTCTGCATAAACAACATTCGGTAAGGTTTTAGCAAATTTCACGACTTCCGGAACATTCACTACACTGCTGATATTGATCCCGCAATGACAGACAAAAACACCGATCCTGGGTTTCTTTCCAGTAACATCGATCTCATCCGGATATACTTTATCTGCAACTTCAGTTCCCCTTACATCAGAAAGAATTTCAGCAGCTCCGGAAACAGATCCGGAAGCCTGCATAACTGTTTCCGGAATATCTTTAGGAGAAACTGCAGGACCGCAGACAAAAACTCCCGGACGAGTGGTTTGAACCGGAGAAAAACCAGAATTCTCAATAAAATTAAATTGATTAAGACGAATATCCAGGACATCCGTTGTACTAGAGACATCTTTTTGAGGTGTCAAACCAACAGATAGAACAACAAGATCAAATTCCTCGATCACTAATCTTCCGTTATCTTTAGTATAATACAATTCGAGATTTCCGGTTTCCTTTATTTCTTTTATCTTTCCAACTCTGGAACGAATAAACCTGACTCCAACATCTTTTGCCTTGT
It contains:
- a CDS encoding MarR family transcriptional regulator, whose protein sequence is MVGPEEFIELTNRLQDLFQERDTSYTLCVVIGEMECELLRFIHKIKKPMKMKVIAETFHISNAKVTRVFNKLEDMGLIQRFPSEVDRRSWYALITEEGKKMAENTKYKLIQLQEAVLKKIPKNDIEKIYEYMKIFVDAYSETIKEFDKPILEKLY
- a CDS encoding 4Fe-4S dicluster domain-containing protein, with product MVNLIINGKKIEVEEGLTILQAAEKNGIIIPTLCYNKALPAYGACRMCIVEISQNGGPVKTEASCTYPVQDGLIIETDTEDLRNTRKMMVELMLAKCPDAEVLQDLAKEMGVGKPRIKSKNDDCILCGLCVRMCESRMGRGAIGFANRGFQRIVETAFDKYSEDCQTCGACDYICPTQKGIKFDKMTENKVVPILSEFDEGLIRRPAIYIPFPQAVPNYAKIDPDYCVQLNTGECKVCTEYCDADAINFDHKEEIVDLKVGSIIVASGADKFDPTGMHEYGFGRFKNVLTSIQFERILAASGPYEGHLQRPDDGKVPTKIAWIQCIGSRTEHSHMPYCSSVCCMYALKEAIIAKEHVSTVQPTIFYMDIRAYGKDFDKFYDKAKDVGVRFIRSRVGKIKEIKETGNLELYYTKDNGRLVIEEFDLVVLSVGLTPQKDVSSTTDVLDIRLNQFNFIENSGFSPVQTTRPGVFVCGPAVSPKDIPETVMQASGSVSGAAEILSDVRGTEVADKVYPDEIDVTGKKPRIGVFVCHCGINISSVVNVPEVVKFAKTLPNVVYAEDNLFTCSQDTQQKMKEIIKEYKLNRVVVSSCSPSTHEPLFQETLREAGLNPFLFDMANIRNQCSWVHKDHKPEATEKAKILTKVAVGKSRLLEPLYSVALDVTQKALIIGGGLSGITAALSIAEQGFEVAIVERKEKLGGNLHRLDESVEGKKISEFLTEIRDEIDDHPLIKVFTNSEIKEIDGYIGNYQTKILNKSENEEIIYEHGVILIMTGANESKPDEYLYGKSENVITHLDFETDFIEHNKDYKKMKNIVMIQCVGSRDERRPYCSRVCCTQSVKNAIRLKELNPKMNVFILYRDMRTYGFYEKFYQKARSLGVIFVRYEVDAKPVVDIDNKQLVLSNKGLRVTVKDHILNQDIVIYPDKLILASAMVPQEDAGELSQMLKIPLNEDNFFMEAHVKLRPVDFSVEGIFLAGLAHSPKGIEETISQAKAAAERACTIISSNEYISEANIAKVDLDMCAGCGMCVSVCPYGAPELFWMNGKEFAHVNSALCKGCGSCASVCPSGAMQQLGFKEEQTLAMLNEALEVW